From Chryseobacterium salivictor, a single genomic window includes:
- a CDS encoding helicase HerA-like domain-containing protein produces MADKAKFVQELSSRYAPKGEFITLGKAMLDGEVVSEVDITIPLKTINRHGLIAGATGTGKTKTVQVFAEQLSHAGIPSLVLDIKGDFSGIAEPGTENAIINERYAKTKLPYQPQAFPVELMSISGEKGIKLRATVTEFGPLLLSKILNLNDTQQSIISIVFKYCDDKGLPLVDLDDLKKVLQYVTDNAQGKADLSNNYGSISTASLGAILRSIVALEQQGATSFFGEPSFDVEDLLQKRDGKGVVNILRVANIQSKPQLFSTFMLSLFAEIYMMFPEEGDSGKPKLVLFIDEAHLIFNEASKVLLSQIETMVKLIRSKGVGIYFITQIPGDVPENVLSQLGLKIQHALRGFTAKDKKEISKAVENYPTTEYYNAKDLIQNLGIGEAFITALDEKGIPTPLVQTFLISPESRMDILSDAEVADLTGKSAMVAKYEQTVNKDSAYEMLTSRMEQAVQQAEPTLKTRPVKQEPGMFESVMKSPAGRTFATTLAREGAKFVLGMFGLGGRKK; encoded by the coding sequence ATGGCAGATAAAGCAAAATTCGTTCAGGAACTTTCTTCAAGATACGCCCCAAAAGGCGAATTCATCACTTTAGGAAAAGCCATGCTCGACGGCGAAGTAGTGAGCGAAGTGGATATAACCATTCCATTAAAAACGATCAACCGCCACGGATTAATCGCGGGTGCCACAGGAACCGGAAAAACAAAAACAGTTCAGGTTTTTGCAGAACAACTTTCCCACGCCGGAATCCCCTCTTTGGTTCTGGATATTAAAGGTGATTTCTCTGGTATCGCAGAACCGGGAACCGAAAACGCCATTATTAATGAAAGATACGCCAAGACAAAACTTCCTTATCAACCACAGGCTTTTCCTGTAGAACTCATGTCGATTTCGGGAGAAAAAGGAATTAAACTAAGAGCAACCGTTACCGAATTCGGCCCGCTTTTATTATCGAAAATCCTTAATCTTAATGATACGCAACAAAGCATTATTTCGATCGTTTTCAAATATTGTGACGACAAAGGCTTACCGCTTGTCGATTTAGATGATTTGAAAAAAGTCTTACAATATGTGACCGATAATGCGCAGGGAAAGGCTGATTTGAGCAATAACTACGGTTCGATTTCTACCGCTTCTCTGGGCGCGATTCTTCGTTCAATCGTGGCATTGGAACAGCAAGGCGCCACCTCATTTTTCGGAGAACCAAGTTTTGATGTAGAAGACCTGCTTCAAAAAAGAGATGGAAAAGGCGTTGTGAACATTTTGAGAGTCGCCAATATCCAAAGCAAACCACAACTTTTTTCTACCTTCATGCTTTCTTTGTTTGCTGAAATTTATATGATGTTTCCGGAAGAAGGAGATTCCGGCAAACCGAAACTGGTGCTTTTCATCGATGAAGCCCATTTGATTTTCAATGAAGCCTCGAAAGTTTTATTAAGTCAAATTGAAACCATGGTAAAACTGATTCGTTCCAAAGGAGTCGGAATTTATTTCATCACGCAGATTCCTGGAGATGTCCCCGAAAATGTTTTATCTCAGTTAGGCTTAAAAATACAGCACGCCCTTCGCGGATTTACCGCCAAAGACAAAAAAGAAATTTCGAAAGCGGTTGAAAATTATCCGACCACAGAATATTACAATGCGAAAGACCTGATTCAAAACCTGGGAATTGGCGAAGCATTCATTACGGCATTGGATGAAAAGGGAATCCCGACACCGTTAGTTCAAACTTTCTTAATTTCACCAGAATCAAGAATGGATATCCTAAGTGACGCAGAAGTTGCGGATTTAACAGGCAAATCGGCAATGGTTGCGAAATACGAACAGACCGTCAATAAAGATTCTGCCTACGAAATGCTGACCAGCAGAATGGAACAGGCAGTTCAGCAAGCAGAACCAACATTGAAAACGCGCCCTGTAAAACAGGAGCCCGGCATGTTTGAAAGTGTAATGAAATCTCCTGCAGGGAGAACATTTGCCACGACTTTGGCTAGAGAAGGCGCAAAATTTGTTTTGGGAATGTTTGGTTTAGGCGGAAGAAAGAAATAA
- a CDS encoding TonB-dependent receptor plug domain-containing protein: MKRILLPTISVLLFTNSFAQQYSSDSTKSQHIQEVIVIGTTKISSKENKPLGSIDEYLQKSAKVDMIKRGAYAWEPLINGMPTERTLITIDGMRIFGACTDKMDPITSYIEVSNLMEASISSGQEGSCHGNTIGGAIDLKRNKMMFGQKKWNFNVNSGYETVNQQKIFGAGTRFKTEKFYTDVNFMTRDAENYKAGQNIEVPYSQFQKINISGISGVKLGENKLLEAAVIYDKANDVGYPALPMDVSIAEALIASLKFQMLPKSDFLKSWETKVYFNTIMHRMDDTKRPNVPIHMDMPGWSKTFGYYSHLKSVVDQHHFLLNINGFYNKSSAEMTMYPEDKNEKLMFMLTWPDLRTLAQSLYLEDQLNFNQSSSVRLSASVTMHQNKVESEFGLNSLQIFYPEMKAEKNRILKSFAANYQFDKNGSQAGFGLGYGDRAPSVSEGYGFYLFNSFEKYDYIGNPYLKNESSLEANAFIGLKKEKYSAKISSSYFHISNYIVGKIIPHLVPMTIGANGVKSYTALDYATLFNVSLSTELRITEPLKWTTQFVYTRGKDNEQGNLPFMSPFSYQTVLRYERNKFSSEISVFGNTEYRDFAPQYGESETPGYAVVNANLGYSFPLGHAKTYAKIGVENVFDWYYTTYSDWNKIPQPGRNFFINLTFSW, encoded by the coding sequence ATGAAACGAATCCTACTTCCAACTATTTCTGTCCTTCTGTTTACCAATAGTTTTGCGCAACAATATTCATCAGATTCTACCAAATCACAACATATTCAGGAAGTTATCGTGATTGGAACAACCAAAATTTCGAGCAAAGAAAACAAGCCATTGGGTTCGATTGACGAATACCTGCAAAAATCTGCAAAAGTAGATATGATTAAACGGGGAGCTTATGCGTGGGAACCGCTTATTAATGGCATGCCGACGGAAAGAACTTTGATCACCATTGATGGAATGAGAATTTTCGGCGCATGTACCGATAAAATGGATCCGATTACTTCTTATATTGAAGTTTCCAATTTAATGGAAGCCAGCATCAGTTCAGGGCAGGAAGGTTCCTGTCACGGGAATACCATCGGTGGCGCTATTGATTTGAAAAGAAATAAAATGATGTTTGGTCAGAAGAAATGGAACTTTAATGTCAACAGCGGGTACGAAACGGTTAATCAGCAAAAAATCTTTGGTGCCGGAACCCGTTTTAAAACAGAGAAATTCTACACCGACGTTAATTTTATGACGCGTGATGCGGAGAATTATAAAGCCGGCCAAAATATCGAAGTTCCTTATTCTCAATTTCAAAAAATAAATATTTCAGGAATTTCCGGAGTGAAACTGGGGGAAAACAAATTACTAGAAGCAGCTGTTATTTACGACAAAGCCAATGATGTAGGTTATCCTGCCTTGCCAATGGATGTTTCAATTGCAGAAGCTTTAATTGCTTCCTTGAAATTTCAGATGTTGCCCAAAAGTGATTTCCTGAAAAGCTGGGAAACCAAAGTTTATTTTAATACGATCATGCACAGAATGGATGATACCAAAAGACCCAATGTTCCGATTCACATGGATATGCCCGGCTGGAGTAAAACTTTCGGATATTATTCTCACTTGAAATCGGTGGTTGATCAGCATCATTTTTTATTAAATATCAATGGGTTTTACAATAAGTCATCAGCAGAAATGACGATGTATCCTGAAGATAAAAATGAGAAGCTGATGTTTATGCTGACTTGGCCGGATTTGAGAACTTTGGCACAGTCACTTTATCTGGAAGATCAGCTCAATTTTAATCAAAGTTCAAGTGTGAGATTGTCTGCTTCTGTCACGATGCATCAAAATAAAGTGGAAAGTGAATTCGGCTTAAACAGTTTACAGATTTTTTACCCTGAAATGAAAGCTGAAAAAAACAGAATTCTGAAAAGTTTCGCGGCCAATTATCAGTTTGATAAAAATGGATCTCAGGCCGGTTTCGGTTTGGGATATGGTGACCGTGCGCCCTCGGTGTCAGAAGGCTACGGATTTTATTTGTTCAACAGTTTTGAGAAATACGATTATATTGGAAATCCCTATTTGAAAAATGAGTCATCACTTGAAGCCAATGCCTTTATCGGTTTGAAAAAAGAAAAATACAGTGCTAAAATTTCATCGTCTTATTTTCATATTTCCAATTACATCGTAGGGAAAATCATTCCTCATCTTGTTCCCATGACTATTGGTGCAAATGGGGTGAAAAGTTATACGGCTTTAGATTACGCGACTTTATTTAATGTCAGTTTATCGACAGAGTTACGGATTACAGAACCGTTGAAATGGACAACTCAATTCGTTTACACGCGTGGAAAAGATAATGAACAAGGCAATTTGCCATTTATGAGTCCGTTCAGTTACCAAACCGTATTGCGGTATGAAAGAAATAAATTTTCTTCGGAAATTTCGGTTTTTGGAAATACGGAATATCGGGATTTTGCACCCCAATATGGCGAATCTGAAACGCCGGGTTATGCGGTTGTAAATGCAAATTTAGGCTATTCATTCCCGCTTGGACACGCTAAAACGTATGCGAAAATTGGCGTGGAGAATGTTTTTGACTGGTACTACACCACTTATTCCGATTGGAACAAAATCCCACAACCCGGGAGGAATTTCTTTATCAATCTCACTTTTAGTTGGTAG
- a CDS encoding sulfite exporter TauE/SafE family protein, with protein MELLGYFSAVVIGLVMGLIGGGGSILSVPVFVYVFGFDPVTATTLSLFVVGVTSLVGSAGFVKEKMIDFQTALIFGIPSVLGVLFSRRLVLPHLPEYIISRWGITMTRDMFLLFLFAILMLIASAKMIRKTERPSGRKQTENNYTILISQGLLVGIITGLIGAGGGFLIVPALVMLIGLPMKRAVATSLFIIALNSILGFLSTMKMVAHDWTFLIVFSSLSVAGIFIGIVLAKKMDGRKLKPLFGWVVLFMGLFIIIKEIFIKQQIAI; from the coding sequence ATGGAGTTATTAGGATATTTTTCAGCAGTCGTTATTGGTCTCGTGATGGGATTGATCGGCGGTGGCGGAAGTATTCTCAGTGTCCCGGTTTTTGTTTATGTTTTTGGCTTTGATCCGGTAACCGCAACAACGCTTTCGCTTTTCGTGGTCGGTGTTACCAGTTTGGTAGGCTCTGCCGGTTTTGTAAAAGAAAAAATGATTGATTTTCAAACCGCCTTAATTTTCGGTATTCCTTCCGTTTTGGGCGTGTTGTTTTCGAGAAGACTGGTTTTGCCCCATTTGCCTGAATACATTATCAGCCGTTGGGGGATTACCATGACCAGAGATATGTTTCTGCTTTTTTTATTCGCAATACTGATGTTGATCGCTTCTGCCAAAATGATCAGGAAAACCGAAAGACCTTCGGGAAGAAAACAAACCGAAAATAATTACACCATTCTAATATCGCAGGGGCTTTTAGTCGGCATCATCACGGGTTTAATCGGTGCGGGCGGCGGATTTCTGATCGTGCCGGCCTTGGTCATGTTAATCGGTCTGCCGATGAAAAGAGCAGTAGCAACTTCGCTTTTTATTATCGCACTGAATTCGATTCTTGGTTTTCTCAGCACCATGAAGATGGTTGCACACGACTGGACTTTCCTCATTGTTTTTTCCTCGTTATCCGTAGCCGGAATTTTCATAGGAATCGTATTGGCGAAAAAAATGGACGGGCGGAAATTGAAACCCCTTTTTGGTTGGGTCGTCCTGTTTATGGGATTATTTATCATTATTAAAGAAATATTTATTAAACAACAAATAGCAATATGA
- a CDS encoding MBL fold metallo-hydrolase has protein sequence MKIEQIYTGCLAQGAYYIVSENEAVIIDPLRETKPYTDRLEKDKVQLKYIFETHFHADFVSGHVDLSRKTGAPIVYGPTANPDFDAIIAEDGQIFEIGKIKIKVLHTPGHTMESSTYLLIDENGKETAIFSGDTLFLGDVGRPDLAQKAASMTQEELAGILYDSLQNKIMPLSDDITVYPAHGAGSACGKNMQKETVDTLGNQKKTNYALNQPNKESFVREVLDGLSAPPKYFGMNVALNKGGYEDFDVILKKGSHPVSAQDFEAVAEDSGALILDTRNAADFHKGFVPNSINIGLQGDFAPWVGAMIYDVKQPLLLVTDSGLEKEAITRLSRVGFDNVIGYLEGGFQSWRNSGKETDNVNRISAHTFSEQFKEDSKVIDVRNETEYAAEHVNEAYSRPLVDINEWASTLDKEAHFFLHCAGGYRSMIAASILNSRGIRNFTEIEGGFNKIKETDVPKSNFVCQSKTLK, from the coding sequence ATGAAAATAGAGCAGATTTATACAGGATGTCTCGCCCAGGGAGCCTACTATATTGTCTCAGAGAATGAGGCCGTAATTATCGATCCGTTACGGGAAACAAAACCTTATACCGACCGTTTAGAAAAAGATAAGGTACAGTTGAAATATATTTTTGAAACCCATTTCCATGCAGATTTTGTTTCAGGACATGTTGATTTATCCAGGAAAACGGGTGCGCCAATTGTTTACGGACCGACAGCAAATCCAGATTTTGATGCCATCATTGCCGAAGACGGACAGATTTTTGAGATCGGAAAAATTAAGATTAAAGTTTTGCATACTCCGGGTCATACCATGGAAAGTTCTACCTATCTTTTGATTGATGAAAACGGAAAAGAAACTGCGATTTTCAGTGGAGATACGCTTTTTTTAGGTGATGTCGGGAGACCTGATCTGGCGCAAAAAGCAGCAAGCATGACTCAGGAAGAATTGGCCGGGATTCTATATGACAGTTTGCAAAATAAGATCATGCCTTTGTCTGATGATATCACAGTTTATCCTGCGCATGGCGCCGGTTCTGCCTGTGGCAAAAATATGCAGAAAGAAACAGTAGATACTTTGGGGAATCAAAAGAAAACAAATTATGCACTGAACCAGCCAAACAAGGAATCCTTCGTCAGAGAAGTTCTGGATGGTTTATCTGCGCCGCCAAAATATTTCGGAATGAATGTCGCTCTAAACAAAGGCGGTTACGAAGATTTCGATGTGATTCTTAAAAAAGGATCGCATCCAGTTTCTGCCCAGGATTTTGAAGCGGTTGCAGAAGATAGCGGAGCTTTGATTCTAGACACCAGAAATGCTGCCGATTTTCATAAAGGATTTGTGCCTAATTCAATCAATATAGGTTTACAGGGAGATTTTGCACCCTGGGTTGGAGCCATGATTTATGATGTGAAACAACCGCTTTTATTGGTGACTGATTCGGGACTCGAAAAAGAAGCAATTACCCGTTTGTCAAGAGTTGGTTTTGATAATGTGATTGGTTATTTGGAAGGTGGTTTTCAATCATGGAGAAATTCCGGAAAGGAAACTGACAATGTTAACAGGATTTCTGCCCATACTTTTTCAGAGCAGTTCAAAGAAGATTCAAAAGTTATCGATGTGAGGAACGAAACCGAATATGCCGCAGAACATGTGAATGAAGCGTATAGCAGACCTTTGGTTGATATCAATGAATGGGCATCAACTTTGGATAAAGAGGCACATTTCTTTTTGCATTGTGCCGGTGGTTACAGAAGTATGATCGCTGCAAGTATTTTAAATTCCAGAGGGATTAGAAATTTTACAGAAATCGAAGGTGGTTTCAATAAAATTAAAGAAACGGATGTTCCCAAAAGTAAT